The following coding sequences are from one Calditrichota bacterium window:
- the fba gene encoding class II fructose-1,6-bisphosphate aldolase yields the protein MLVTNKEIQAAAQKGKYAIGAFNTSNIEITQAIIEAHEEMNAPVIVATSTSAIKYSGIDVLSSIVRIMAQKAKIPVSLHLDHGTDYDLIVGCVRNGWTSIMIDGSHAPFDENVALTREIVKICHAVGISVEAELGRLGGIEDNISVDEKDARLTNPDEAVRFIKETECDTLAIAIGTSHGAYKFKGEAKLAFDRLKEIRDRVNVPLVLHGASSVIPEVLEKANKYGANLGAAKGVPAEDIKKAISLGITKVNIDTDLRLAFTAGVREILTEKPEIFDPRKIVGAGRSYIKEIVKNKIKILGSANKA from the coding sequence ATGTTAGTAACGAACAAAGAAATTCAGGCAGCGGCACAAAAAGGAAAATACGCGATAGGCGCTTTTAATACCAGCAACATTGAAATTACGCAAGCGATTATCGAAGCTCACGAAGAAATGAATGCGCCGGTGATTGTCGCCACTTCCACCAGCGCGATAAAATACAGCGGCATCGACGTGCTTTCTTCTATTGTGCGTATCATGGCTCAAAAAGCAAAAATTCCCGTGAGTCTGCACTTGGATCACGGCACGGATTATGACTTAATTGTTGGCTGTGTTCGAAACGGCTGGACGTCAATTATGATCGACGGTTCTCACGCGCCATTTGACGAAAATGTTGCCCTTACCCGAGAAATTGTCAAAATTTGCCATGCCGTCGGAATTTCTGTCGAGGCGGAATTGGGACGACTGGGCGGGATTGAAGATAACATTTCTGTCGATGAAAAAGACGCGCGGTTGACGAACCCTGATGAAGCAGTACGATTTATTAAAGAGACCGAATGCGACACATTAGCTATTGCCATCGGAACTTCGCATGGCGCTTACAAGTTTAAGGGAGAAGCAAAACTAGCATTTGATCGGTTGAAAGAAATTCGCGATCGAGTGAATGTGCCGCTCGTTTTGCACGGCGCTTCCAGCGTCATCCCGGAAGTGCTGGAAAAAGCGAATAAATACGGTGCGAATTTAGGCGCCGCCAAAGGCGTTCCTGCGGAAGATATCAAAAAAGCGATCTCGCTGGGAATTACCAAAGTGAATATCGACACAGATTTGCGACTGGCGTTCACGGCGGGCGTACGCGAGATTTTGACGGAAAAACCAGAAATTTTTGATCCGCGCAAAATCGTTGGCGCCGGACGTTCTTATATCAAAGAAATCGTGAAAAACAAAATTAAAATACTAGGAAGTGCAAATAAAGCGTGA
- a CDS encoding triose-phosphate isomerase, with amino-acid sequence MRKIYIAGNWKMNKTKTEAVAFARELKDKILSFDKTEIIVCPSFISLSPVADILQESKANVGAQNVHWEISGAYTGEVSAEMIESAGCQYVIIGHSERRQYFGETDDTVNKKIKRVLQTCCLTPIVCVGETLEQRKSGKMQDVVSTQIKNGLAGLNASQMERILIAYEPVWAIGTGMTATPEQAEEVHAFIRQLIKSIFDENTAENVAILYGGSAKPNNIESLLKQNNIDGGLIGGASLKVDSFVQMIEIAENMGN; translated from the coding sequence ATGCGAAAAATATATATTGCCGGCAACTGGAAGATGAACAAGACAAAAACAGAAGCGGTTGCCTTTGCACGTGAGTTGAAAGATAAGATTCTGTCATTCGATAAAACCGAAATAATAGTTTGCCCCAGTTTTATTTCATTGTCTCCGGTCGCTGATATTCTGCAGGAGAGCAAAGCAAATGTGGGCGCGCAGAATGTTCATTGGGAAATTTCCGGAGCCTATACCGGCGAAGTTTCCGCAGAAATGATCGAAAGCGCTGGCTGCCAGTATGTGATCATCGGTCATTCTGAACGGCGCCAATATTTCGGCGAAACCGATGATACCGTGAACAAAAAAATCAAACGCGTCTTGCAGACCTGCTGTCTGACTCCCATCGTCTGCGTCGGCGAGACCCTGGAACAACGGAAATCCGGCAAAATGCAGGATGTCGTTTCGACTCAAATCAAAAACGGGTTAGCCGGGCTGAACGCGTCGCAGATGGAGCGAATACTTATCGCTTATGAGCCAGTCTGGGCAATCGGCACCGGAATGACAGCGACTCCGGAGCAGGCAGAAGAAGTGCATGCATTTATTCGGCAATTGATCAAATCGATTTTTGATGAAAATACGGCGGAAAACGTAGCTATTTTGTACGGCGGTAGCGCGAAACCGAACAATATCGAATCTCTTTTGAAACAAAACAATATCGACGGCGGTTTAATTGGTGGCGCCAGTCTCAAAGTTGATTCTTTTGTTCAGATGATCGAGATCGCGGAGAATATGGGAAATTAA
- the gap gene encoding type I glyceraldehyde-3-phosphate dehydrogenase yields the protein MMAVKVGINGFGRIGRLVFRELLTREKFEVVHINDITDAKTLAHLLKYDSVHGKFNGEVKATDDAIIVNGKTIKVSAIRNPAELPWKEIGVEAVVESTGVFRKRDEVARHLQAGAKKVVLTVPAKDEIDATIVLGVNDSHLKDEHQIVSNASCTTNCLAPIVKVLNDKFGIVRGLMTTVHAYTNDQRILDLPHKDLRRARAAGMSIIPTTTGAAKAVGKVIPELDGKLNGMSMRVPTADGSVVDLVAELKTSATVEEINAAMKTAAEGELNGLLEYSEEPLVSVDIIGNRHSSIFDAQSTLVMGGNMVKVISWYDNEWGYSNRVVDLLAKMF from the coding sequence ATTATGGCAGTCAAAGTTGGAATTAATGGATTTGGTCGAATCGGACGATTAGTCTTTCGTGAATTATTAACAAGAGAAAAATTTGAAGTTGTCCACATCAACGATATTACCGACGCAAAAACATTAGCGCATTTGTTGAAATATGACTCTGTTCATGGAAAATTTAATGGCGAAGTGAAAGCCACAGACGATGCGATAATCGTGAACGGCAAAACCATCAAAGTTTCTGCAATCAGGAATCCGGCGGAGCTTCCCTGGAAAGAAATCGGCGTGGAAGCGGTTGTCGAGTCCACCGGCGTTTTCCGCAAACGCGATGAAGTTGCCAGACATTTGCAAGCTGGCGCCAAAAAAGTTGTTTTGACTGTTCCGGCAAAAGACGAAATTGACGCCACAATTGTGCTCGGCGTTAACGATAGTCATTTAAAAGACGAACACCAGATTGTTTCCAATGCATCGTGCACCACAAATTGTCTGGCCCCCATAGTCAAAGTTCTCAACGACAAATTTGGCATAGTGCGCGGCTTAATGACAACGGTGCACGCTTACACAAATGACCAAAGAATTTTGGATTTGCCGCACAAAGACCTGCGTCGCGCCCGCGCCGCCGGCATGTCCATCATTCCGACGACAACCGGTGCGGCAAAAGCCGTAGGCAAGGTCATTCCTGAACTGGACGGAAAATTGAACGGCATGTCCATGCGCGTTCCCACGGCGGACGGTTCAGTAGTAGATCTGGTCGCAGAGCTCAAAACTTCAGCCACGGTAGAAGAAATCAATGCTGCCATGAAAACGGCGGCGGAAGGCGAGCTAAATGGTTTATTAGAATACAGCGAGGAACCGCTGGTTTCTGTCGATATAATTGGCAATCGTCATTCCAGCATTTTCGACGCGCAATCGACTCTTGTCATGGGCGGCAACATGGTGAAAGTTATCTCCTGGTACGACAATGAGTGGGGCTATTCCAATCGCGTCGTAGATTTGTTGGCAAAAATGTTTTAA
- a CDS encoding ComF family protein, giving the protein MVCEHCLQQFPAAGTGEVITECVKNSLQSDIGFDNAFSLWAFDENVQNLIHYFKYSEYWRLAKPIARFMSVKLRQLNFSPANSLLIPVPLHKTRQRERGYNQSEMICRFIREKTAIPFDNSILQRIRYTQTQTELGPKERVKNVSGAFCVRSSEPLSGKTIILIDDVLTTGATMNACAKELRKLAPEAIYVFTVAKA; this is encoded by the coding sequence TTGGTTTGCGAGCATTGTCTTCAGCAGTTTCCGGCCGCAGGAACGGGCGAGGTCATCACGGAATGCGTGAAAAATTCTCTGCAGTCAGACATCGGTTTTGACAACGCGTTTTCACTCTGGGCATTTGACGAGAACGTGCAAAATCTCATTCATTATTTCAAATACAGCGAATATTGGCGGTTGGCAAAGCCGATCGCCCGTTTCATGTCCGTAAAATTACGTCAGCTCAATTTTAGTCCGGCGAACTCGCTTCTCATTCCAGTGCCGTTGCACAAAACACGCCAGCGCGAGCGAGGTTACAACCAATCCGAAATGATCTGCCGATTTATTCGCGAAAAAACTGCAATCCCGTTTGACAATTCGATATTGCAGCGCATTCGTTACACGCAGACGCAGACTGAACTGGGACCAAAGGAAAGAGTCAAAAATGTCAGCGGCGCTTTTTGTGTTCGATCATCGGAGCCGTTGTCCGGAAAAACGATCATTCTCATCGACGATGTGTTGACGACGGGTGCGACGATGAATGCCTGCGCCAAGGAATTACGGAAATTGGCGCCAGAAGCAATTTACGTCTTCACCGTTGCCAAAGCCTGA
- the rpmB gene encoding 50S ribosomal protein L28, which yields MAKQCDICGKKPQVGNHVSHAHNLNKRRFNPNIHKMKIMDNGTVRHANVCTRCLRSGRVTKVV from the coding sequence ATGGCGAAGCAATGTGACATTTGTGGAAAGAAGCCACAGGTCGGAAATCATGTGAGTCATGCCCACAATTTGAACAAGCGCCGGTTCAATCCGAATATACATAAAATGAAAATTATGGATAACGGAACCGTGAGGCACGCTAATGTCTGCACGCGCTGTTTGCGCTCGGGCAGAGTGACGAAAGTTGTGTAA
- the secG gene encoding preprotein translocase subunit SecG → METFLIVIHFIVSVLLMIVILLQSSKGGGMAGVFGGGGGGMGTVFGGRGAASFLQKATTVLAAVFLGLALLVSYMDKGKPVDQNVVAEEMERQRASSPAAILPTVTNQNPANATLPMQPPVKQDTGK, encoded by the coding sequence ATGGAAACTTTTTTAATTGTTATTCATTTTATTGTATCAGTGCTGCTCATGATCGTCATTTTGTTGCAATCCAGTAAAGGCGGCGGAATGGCCGGTGTGTTCGGCGGCGGGGGCGGTGGCATGGGAACGGTTTTCGGAGGCCGCGGCGCCGCATCTTTCTTACAAAAAGCGACAACTGTACTCGCAGCCGTCTTTTTAGGATTAGCCTTGTTAGTGAGCTACATGGATAAAGGCAAACCCGTGGATCAGAACGTTGTCGCCGAGGAAATGGAGCGTCAACGCGCTTCGTCTCCGGCAGCGATTTTACCGACAGTGACTAATCAAAATCCGGCAAACGCAACTTTGCCAATGCAGCCGCCGGTGAAACAGGATACAGGAAAATA